A DNA window from Sphingomonas profundi contains the following coding sequences:
- a CDS encoding DUF1254 domain-containing protein, whose translation MRFRSAGLIAAACVAVPAAGGATADIVPGRPIVGYDMAKADQIQSSRLEDTVPADAEARRIWARNLAFDATLYGTSAVLEYRQLYRQAVDRAAPGFVGLNRFAHGRTLAGPGYAPFKSPNADTLYSNAYLDLRDGPMLLEVPDTGGRYYTANLLDIFGNASNIGARTFGTKSGRYLIATTDWTGTVPPGVTPFRVTTPLMWILLRVFVTDAADQRIANGVQDRFTLIPLAEGPAAVRNPWADGRDESALGFMRILDFLMRSAGHPRGEDALVYRFRGIGIGAPRSFDEMTADPDVRSGIEQGYAEAQKVIVGAMAQNGQRHGSWSEPLDIGRFGYNYLYRSSVNTLGTGANVTDENYPFTAFVDAAGKTLDGSKAAYEIRFQPPPPAKFFWSLTMYDQRTRELVPNPLGKYLVNDRTPGLVYGKDGSVTVRIQHALVTGGGRANWLPAPDGPFYLAIRAQGPKAPMLDRTWRPPEIRTLGLEAAK comes from the coding sequence ATGCGCTTTCGTTCCGCCGGCCTAATCGCCGCCGCCTGTGTCGCCGTGCCGGCAGCGGGCGGCGCGACGGCCGACATCGTGCCCGGCAGGCCCATCGTCGGCTATGACATGGCGAAGGCGGATCAGATCCAGTCCTCCCGGCTGGAGGATACCGTGCCCGCCGATGCCGAGGCCCGCCGCATCTGGGCGCGGAACCTGGCGTTCGACGCCACGCTTTACGGCACATCCGCCGTGCTCGAATATCGCCAGCTCTACCGTCAGGCTGTAGACCGGGCGGCGCCCGGCTTCGTTGGGCTCAACCGCTTCGCCCATGGGCGCACGCTGGCGGGGCCCGGCTATGCGCCGTTCAAGTCGCCCAACGCGGACACACTCTATTCTAATGCCTATCTGGACTTGCGCGACGGGCCGATGTTGCTGGAGGTGCCCGATACGGGCGGGCGCTATTATACCGCCAACCTGCTCGACATCTTCGGCAATGCCTCGAACATCGGCGCGCGGACCTTCGGCACGAAGAGCGGACGCTACCTGATCGCCACCACCGACTGGACGGGAACGGTGCCGCCGGGCGTCACGCCGTTCCGCGTTACCACGCCGCTGATGTGGATCCTGCTGCGCGTGTTCGTCACCGATGCGGCGGACCAGCGCATCGCCAACGGTGTGCAGGACCGTTTCACCCTCATCCCGCTGGCGGAAGGCCCGGCGGCGGTGCGCAACCCCTGGGCCGACGGGCGCGACGAGAGTGCGCTCGGCTTCATGCGCATCCTCGATTTCTTGATGCGATCGGCCGGCCACCCGCGCGGCGAGGATGCGCTGGTGTATCGCTTCCGCGGGATCGGGATCGGCGCTCCACGCAGCTTCGACGAAATGACCGCCGATCCGGATGTCCGCAGCGGCATCGAGCAGGGTTATGCCGAGGCGCAGAAGGTAATCGTCGGCGCAATGGCACAGAACGGTCAGCGCCATGGGTCCTGGTCGGAACCGCTCGACATCGGCCGCTTCGGCTACAACTATCTCTATCGTTCCAGCGTCAACACGCTCGGCACCGGCGCCAACGTGACGGACGAGAATTATCCCTTTACCGCCTTCGTCGATGCGGCGGGCAAGACGCTGGACGGGAGCAAGGCCGCTTACGAGATTCGCTTCCAGCCGCCGCCGCCGGCGAAGTTTTTCTGGTCGCTGACGATGTACGATCAGCGCACGCGCGAATTGGTGCCCAACCCGCTCGGCAAATACCTGGTCAATGATCGCACGCCCGGGCTGGTATATGGCAAGGATGGTAGCGTCACGGTCCGCATTCAGCACGCGCTGGTGACGGGTGGCGGCA
- a CDS encoding TetR/AcrR family transcriptional regulator, producing MTTRAAGQARTLLTQRTLLTVAERLFAERGIDNVSLRQIADAAGMVSNNVVRYHFSTRENLIAELLQWRVRSLEPVRTAMLKDADARGVSHDIRTLMMILCAPLLAIRDEDGGLGFALFLSRYMFSLRGQGIPHPYDLDAGSVPALTETLARIDRRLYFLPAGTIEVRKRTGLGMFLNNISFLASSAGPNRPVLISDPMVADLMEMITAAMLAPPAAICEDQPKAFSQDQKPV from the coding sequence ATGACGACGCGGGCCGCGGGGCAGGCGCGCACTCTGCTGACTCAGCGCACCCTCCTCACCGTCGCCGAGCGCTTGTTCGCCGAGCGCGGCATCGACAATGTCTCGCTGCGACAGATCGCCGATGCGGCAGGCATGGTGAGCAATAACGTCGTGCGCTACCATTTCTCGACTCGAGAAAATCTTATAGCCGAGCTGTTGCAATGGCGGGTCCGCTCGCTGGAGCCGGTCCGGACCGCGATGCTGAAGGATGCCGACGCGCGCGGGGTGAGCCATGACATACGGACCCTGATGATGATCCTCTGCGCGCCTCTGCTCGCGATCCGCGACGAGGATGGCGGCCTTGGTTTCGCCCTCTTCCTCTCGCGCTACATGTTCAGTCTGCGCGGACAGGGTATACCGCATCCCTATGATCTAGATGCCGGGTCCGTCCCCGCTCTAACCGAGACGCTGGCGCGCATCGATCGGCGCCTTTACTTTCTCCCGGCGGGGACGATCGAGGTACGCAAACGCACCGGCCTCGGCATGTTCCTAAACAATATCAGCTTCCTCGCCAGCTCAGCCGGGCCGAACCGGCCTGTTCTGATCAGCGACCCGATGGTTGCCGACCTGATGGAGATGATCACTGCGGCGATGCTCGCGCCGCCAGCGGCGATCTGTGAGGATCAGCCGAAAGCATTTAGCCAGGATCAGAAGCCTGTTTAG
- a CDS encoding arylsulfatase: MNKRRQHATHTVNFRALRARLLNGTVRFARRLVSGTILMGAPALAAAQTVLPAPQQPWTQKVGRSFAESGPPLWPAQQAAAKGAPNILLILTDDVGFGASSTFGGPIPTPTFDALAKAGLRYNQFNTTALCSPTRAALLTGRNPQNVGMGNVTNLPTGYEGYTSVIPKSAATVAEILRQNGYGTAMFGKSHLTPEWEQSQAGPFDRWPTGLGFEYFFGFLGADTNQFAPALIENTTPIEPPHDDPAYIFDRDMADHAIKWIDRQRSLAPDKPFFVYYAPGTAHTPHHAPKEWLAKFRGQFDQGWDKEREETFVRQKRLGVIPANAQLTPRPEGLPAWDTLNANQKRLYARLMEAYAASLAFADAQIGRVIESIRASGQLDNTMVVFIQGDNGGSAEGGLNGLMFEQSGITGTKEDFGWALKNIDKIGGPEVYNHYPAAWGWAMNAPFPWYKQVASHAGGTRNGLVISWPGGIKDAGGLRSQFHYVTDIMPTILQAAKVPVPTNVNGAPQKPLDGISMAYSFTAPAAPSQRHVQVFEMMENVGIYKDGWMAGTLPKRKAWEVGSVSDKKAEGLSVDRRPWTLYDLTKDFSENDDLAAAHPEKLAEMKALFWQEAAKSHILPVHDFTQGYEGRPSTIAGHDRFVYHAGLTRAYEKSVPSTIGRSYRIDADVVVPQGGAEGVLITQGGHFGGWGFYVDKGQLVFHYNALGPRQYQVRSVGRVPAGTHTLSADFRRDTPTARSGGTLTLAIDGKPVGSGRIDATLGGWISHNDGLDVGEDTLTPISDDYTIATSRFTGTLGQVVFTLK, translated from the coding sequence ATGAACAAGCGCAGACAGCACGCGACGCACACCGTGAACTTCCGGGCGCTCCGCGCCCGGTTGCTTAACGGTACCGTCCGGTTCGCCCGCCGGCTGGTCAGCGGCACGATCCTGATGGGCGCACCGGCGCTCGCGGCGGCGCAGACGGTCCTGCCGGCACCGCAGCAACCTTGGACACAGAAAGTGGGCCGCTCGTTCGCAGAGTCCGGCCCGCCATTGTGGCCCGCGCAGCAGGCGGCGGCGAAGGGCGCGCCCAACATCCTGCTTATCCTTACAGACGATGTCGGCTTCGGCGCGTCGAGCACATTCGGCGGGCCGATCCCGACGCCGACCTTCGATGCGCTGGCCAAGGCGGGTCTGCGCTACAACCAGTTCAACACGACGGCGCTCTGTTCACCGACACGGGCGGCACTCCTCACCGGCCGCAATCCGCAGAATGTCGGCATGGGTAACGTCACGAACCTGCCGACCGGCTATGAAGGCTATACTAGCGTCATCCCGAAATCGGCCGCGACCGTCGCCGAGATCCTGCGCCAGAACGGTTACGGCACGGCGATGTTCGGCAAGTCGCATCTTACGCCGGAGTGGGAGCAGAGCCAGGCCGGGCCGTTCGATCGCTGGCCGACCGGGCTCGGCTTCGAATATTTCTTCGGTTTCCTTGGCGCCGACACGAACCAGTTCGCCCCCGCGCTGATCGAGAATACGACGCCGATTGAGCCGCCGCACGACGATCCCGCTTACATCTTCGATCGCGACATGGCCGATCACGCGATCAAGTGGATCGATCGCCAGCGTTCGCTCGCACCGGACAAGCCGTTCTTCGTCTATTATGCGCCGGGCACCGCGCACACGCCGCATCATGCGCCCAAAGAGTGGTTGGCTAAGTTCCGCGGCCAGTTCGATCAGGGGTGGGACAAGGAGCGCGAGGAGACGTTCGTCCGCCAGAAGCGGCTCGGCGTGATTCCTGCCAACGCCCAGCTCACCCCGCGCCCCGAGGGTCTACCGGCATGGGATACGCTGAACGCCAATCAGAAGCGCCTCTATGCGCGGTTGATGGAAGCTTATGCCGCCTCACTCGCCTTTGCCGATGCGCAGATCGGCCGCGTGATCGAGAGCATCCGCGCCAGCGGCCAGCTGGACAATACGATGGTCGTCTTCATCCAGGGCGACAATGGCGGCAGCGCCGAGGGTGGCCTGAACGGCCTGATGTTCGAGCAATCGGGCATCACCGGCACCAAGGAGGATTTCGGCTGGGCGCTGAAGAATATCGACAAGATCGGCGGCCCCGAAGTCTATAATCATTATCCCGCCGCCTGGGGTTGGGCGATGAACGCGCCGTTCCCCTGGTATAAGCAGGTCGCCTCGCACGCGGGCGGTACGCGCAACGGCTTGGTCATCTCCTGGCCGGGCGGGATCAAGGACGCGGGCGGCCTGCGCTCGCAGTTCCATTATGTCACCGACATCATGCCGACGATCCTGCAGGCAGCGAAGGTGCCGGTGCCGACGAACGTGAACGGCGCGCCGCAGAAACCGCTCGACGGCATCAGCATGGCCTACAGCTTCACGGCACCCGCGGCCCCCTCGCAACGCCATGTGCAGGTGTTCGAAATGATGGAGAATGTCGGCATCTACAAGGATGGCTGGATGGCCGGCACCCTGCCCAAGCGCAAGGCGTGGGAGGTCGGCTCGGTCAGCGACAAGAAGGCCGAGGGGCTCTCGGTCGATCGGCGGCCGTGGACGCTCTACGATCTGACGAAGGACTTCAGCGAGAATGACGATCTCGCCGCCGCCCATCCGGAGAAGCTGGCCGAGATGAAGGCATTGTTCTGGCAGGAGGCGGCGAAGAGCCACATCCTGCCGGTCCACGACTTCACGCAAGGCTATGAAGGGCGGCCGAGCACGATCGCCGGGCACGATCGCTTCGTCTATCATGCCGGCCTGACACGCGCCTACGAGAAGAGCGTGCCCTCGACGATCGGCCGGTCCTATCGGATCGATGCCGACGTCGTGGTGCCGCAGGGCGGGGCCGAGGGGGTGCTCATCACCCAGGGCGGGCATTTCGGCGGCTGGGGCTTCTACGTCGACAAGGGCCAGCTCGTCTTCCACTATAACGCGCTCGGGCCGCGCCAATATCAGGTGCGCTCGGTGGGCCGCGTTCCGGCCGGCACGCACACCCTCTCTGCCGATTTCCGGCGCGACACGCCGACGGCACGCTCCGGCGGCACGCTGACCCTGGCGATCGACGGCAAGCCGGTCGGCAGCGGGCGGATCGATGCGACGCTGGGCGGCTGGATCAGCCACAATGACGGGCTCGACGTGGGCGAGGATACGCTCACTCCGATCAGCGACGATTATACGATCGCCACGAGCCGCTTCACCGGCACGCTCGGGCAGGTCGTCTTCACGCTCAAATGA
- a CDS encoding TetR/AcrR family transcriptional regulator produces MDQSVSRPINAAMPRKAEQVRRRILFAAERLFAERGIEAVSLREIAALANHGNNNAVQYHFGTKAGLIDAIFEFRVAQMEDQRRRMMEEAEAAGLLGDALILMQILCLPHLSLQDEDGNYPYAGFMSQYLTRYRPIGLRHAGDLDLATTVHLRRLLGLVAQRINYVPLVVGQSRIALCNLMFVNMLVRRNHTPVDQREESTFKAMVRDTIEIATDALCATYRQRSDTPHWFGL; encoded by the coding sequence ATGGATCAGTCCGTCAGCCGCCCGATCAACGCCGCAATGCCGCGCAAGGCGGAGCAGGTCCGTCGCCGCATTCTGTTCGCCGCCGAGCGGCTTTTTGCCGAGCGAGGGATCGAGGCCGTCTCGCTACGTGAAATCGCCGCACTCGCTAACCATGGCAACAACAATGCCGTGCAATATCATTTTGGCACGAAGGCGGGGCTGATCGATGCGATCTTCGAGTTCCGCGTCGCCCAGATGGAGGATCAGCGCCGGCGGATGATGGAGGAGGCCGAGGCCGCGGGCCTGCTCGGCGATGCCCTAATCCTGATGCAGATCCTCTGCCTGCCGCATCTGTCGCTACAGGATGAGGACGGCAATTATCCCTATGCCGGCTTCATGAGCCAGTATCTCACGCGCTACCGTCCGATCGGCTTGCGCCATGCCGGCGATCTGGATCTCGCGACGACCGTGCATCTGCGCCGGCTGCTCGGGCTCGTGGCGCAGCGGATCAATTACGTCCCGCTCGTGGTCGGCCAGTCGCGCATCGCACTGTGCAACCTGATGTTTGTCAATATGCTGGTACGTCGCAACCATACGCCGGTCGATCAGCGGGAGGAATCAACCTTTAAAGCTATGGTCCGTGACACGATCGAAATCGCAACCGACGCGCTTTGCGCAACGTATCGGCAGCGCTCTGACACGCCTCACTGGTTCGGGCTGTGA
- a CDS encoding TonB-dependent receptor, which produces MKQGSSATRAIRLLTFCGGALCSYLAVPAFAQDQPVAAAAEPTSAPSIAADASDEIIVTARKREESLVEVPVAINALSARDIQRYATTDLTQITTLVPQVIIARSSGAGSGASFIIRGVGSSQGDTGIEQTVTLNLDGVQLSRGRAIGQSFFDVGQIEVLKGPQALFFGKNSPGGVISVRSNGPTKELEGYVRGSYEFKTDEKAVEAAISGPLSDALGFRVAVRASDYEGYVRNAAQPQANPFFPGIPTVGTAGNSRQPAGHEILGRVTLELDDGGPIKSTLRVFGAYRRENALTVAENIGCVGRPRTLGNSDPTGDCTLNGVRSVAALPPALTADFPRVGDGSLYSKNRFVLGSWTNEFKLADNVNLTAVSGLYDYRFSALDEFTFSSFGGLWTSFLETYRSYSQEVRVSTSFDTPINFTAGGLYEYNHRNNEVNNLQLNRPVDPATGKRLASQSAIFNRGRTYSLFGQALWNLADSLELAGGVRYTREAKFTSMANTYVHPTLAGTAARRAQGLPLTSNYDEDNWSPEATLSWHPVERSTLYVAYKTGFKSGGFSTPQGGVPGTWNSDTPRFGSEKARGFEVGGKIELLGSRLRLNGTLYNYKFLDLQQTSFDAVTFLYTIRNATSARTKGAEFDASWAISPVLSLRGSGAYNKASYGSFATSPCWTGQSVAQGCVAGVQDLSGERLARAPRWNFSGGATAEVPVGDMFKAGATIDARYSSGYFTQETQNPSSYQRHYALLDASLRFGQREDLWSLAVIGRNLTNKWYAVASTDKPLGAVGEVSASTGRPREVLVQGTYRF; this is translated from the coding sequence ATGAAACAGGGTTCCAGCGCCACGCGCGCCATTAGGCTGCTCACATTCTGCGGCGGCGCGCTATGTTCCTACCTAGCCGTTCCCGCCTTCGCGCAGGATCAACCGGTTGCGGCGGCCGCCGAGCCGACGTCGGCGCCGTCGATCGCAGCAGACGCTTCCGACGAGATCATCGTCACCGCGCGAAAGCGCGAAGAAAGCCTTGTAGAGGTGCCGGTCGCCATCAACGCCTTGTCCGCGCGGGACATCCAGCGTTACGCCACCACCGATCTCACGCAGATCACCACGCTGGTGCCACAAGTCATCATCGCGCGGTCGAGCGGCGCGGGATCGGGCGCATCGTTCATCATCCGCGGCGTGGGCTCGTCGCAGGGCGACACGGGGATCGAGCAGACCGTCACGCTCAATCTCGATGGCGTGCAGCTCAGCCGCGGTCGCGCGATCGGCCAAAGCTTTTTCGATGTCGGCCAGATCGAGGTGCTTAAGGGTCCGCAGGCACTGTTCTTCGGCAAGAACAGCCCCGGCGGCGTCATCTCGGTCCGCAGCAACGGGCCGACAAAAGAGCTGGAGGGCTATGTCCGCGGCTCCTACGAGTTCAAGACGGACGAGAAGGCCGTCGAGGCCGCGATCTCCGGCCCGCTGAGCGACGCGCTCGGCTTCCGCGTGGCCGTCCGCGCAAGCGACTATGAGGGCTATGTCCGCAATGCCGCACAGCCGCAGGCCAATCCGTTCTTTCCCGGCATCCCGACCGTCGGCACGGCAGGAAATAGCCGCCAGCCGGCGGGGCATGAAATCCTCGGCCGTGTCACGCTAGAACTCGACGATGGCGGCCCGATCAAATCCACTCTGCGCGTCTTTGGAGCCTATCGGCGGGAGAATGCCTTGACGGTCGCCGAGAATATCGGCTGCGTCGGTCGGCCGAGGACGCTCGGCAACTCCGATCCCACCGGCGACTGTACGCTGAACGGGGTCCGCTCCGTCGCGGCGCTTCCGCCGGCGCTCACCGCCGATTTTCCGCGTGTGGGTGACGGCAGCCTTTACTCAAAAAATCGCTTCGTGCTCGGTTCATGGACCAACGAGTTCAAGCTTGCCGATAACGTGAATCTCACTGCCGTCAGTGGTCTCTACGACTACCGCTTCAGCGCACTCGATGAATTCACCTTCAGCTCGTTCGGCGGCCTTTGGACATCGTTCCTCGAAACCTACCGCTCCTACTCCCAGGAAGTCCGCGTATCGACATCGTTCGACACGCCGATCAACTTTACGGCGGGTGGCCTCTACGAGTACAATCATCGTAACAATGAGGTGAACAACCTCCAGCTGAACCGCCCGGTCGATCCGGCCACCGGCAAGCGGCTGGCCAGCCAGTCGGCGATCTTCAATCGCGGGCGCACCTACTCCCTGTTCGGCCAGGCGCTATGGAACTTGGCTGACAGCTTGGAACTGGCAGGCGGCGTGCGCTACACGCGAGAAGCCAAGTTTACCTCGATGGCGAACACCTACGTTCACCCGACGCTCGCCGGCACCGCCGCCCGGCGCGCGCAAGGGCTGCCGCTCACCTCAAACTATGACGAGGACAATTGGTCGCCCGAAGCGACGCTCAGCTGGCACCCAGTCGAGCGCAGCACGCTGTACGTGGCGTACAAGACGGGATTCAAGTCCGGCGGTTTCTCTACCCCTCAAGGCGGCGTGCCCGGCACGTGGAACAGCGACACGCCCCGCTTCGGATCGGAGAAGGCGCGCGGCTTCGAGGTCGGCGGCAAGATCGAGTTGCTTGGCAGCCGGCTGCGGCTGAACGGCACGCTTTATAATTACAAGTTTCTCGATCTGCAGCAGACCTCGTTCGACGCGGTTACGTTTCTATATACAATCCGCAACGCCACGTCGGCGCGCACCAAGGGCGCGGAGTTCGACGCGAGCTGGGCGATCAGCCCGGTCCTCTCGCTGCGCGGAAGCGGCGCTTACAACAAGGCGAGCTATGGTTCCTTTGCCACCTCGCCTTGCTGGACCGGGCAGTCGGTGGCGCAGGGCTGCGTTGCTGGTGTCCAGGATCTGAGTGGTGAGCGCCTTGCCCGTGCCCCGCGCTGGAATTTTTCCGGAGGCGCCACTGCTGAAGTACCCGTGGGCGACATGTTCAAGGCTGGCGCGACGATCGATGCGCGGTATAGTTCGGGCTACTTTACGCAGGAAACGCAGAATCCGAGCAGCTATCAGCGTCACTACGCCCTGCTGGATGCAAGCTTGCGTTTTGGCCAACGGGAGGATCTCTGGTCGCTGGCGGTGATCGGGCGTAATCTCACGAATAAGTGGTACGCCGTCGCCTCGACCGACAAGCCGCTGGGGGCGGTCGGCGAGGTATCCGCCTCGACGGGGCGGCCGCGCGAGGTGCTGGTGCAGGGCACCTACCGCTTCTGA